Within the Arthrobacter sp. UKPF54-2 genome, the region GGCATCCTCGTAGTCAGCGCCGAGGGCCGGATCTCCTCCGTGAACAACAAGTTCCTGTCCATGTGGGGCATCCCGCGCGAGCTCGTGGACGCCGGCGACGACGAGGCCGTGATCGGCTCCGTGCTGGGCCAGCTGGTGGATCCCGAGGCGTTCGTGGCGAAGGTCTCCGCCCTCTACGCGGATCCGGATGCCGAGAGCAACGACGTGCTGCACTTCCGCGACGGACGCACCTTTGAACGGTATTCGCGCCCGCAGAAGGTGGAGGACCGGGTGGTGGGCCGCGTCTGGAGCTTCCGCGACGTCACCCAGGCACGGCGGGACCGGGACCAGATCAACCGGGCCATGGCGGATCTCGCGGCGCAGGCCAACCAGCTCAAAACCCTTGCCTTCCAGGACCCGCTGACCGGCCTCTCCAACCGCCAGCTCTTCAACGACCGGCTGGCGCACGCGCTGGCCGGCCCGTGCGGGACCGCCGTCGACGTCCTGCTGCTGGACCTGGACGACTTCAAGGAGGTCAACGACGTCCACGGCCACCACGCCGGGGACCAGATGCTGATCGAGGTGGGCCGCCGGCTGCGCGCCTGCGTCCGGCCCAGCGACGTTGTAGCACGGCTGGGCGGCGACGAGTTCGTGGTCCTGCTGGTCGGCTCGCTCGACGCCGACGCCGCCGCGGAACGGATCGTGGAATCCCTCAAGGTCCCGGTCTGGCTCGACGGCACCATGCTGCGGCCCAGCCTGAGCCTGGGCCTGGCGTCCATCGGCGAGGACGCCGACGACGCCTCCGAGCTGCTCCGCCGCGCGGACATCGCCATGTACGCAGCCAAGGCAGCCGGCAAGAACCGCTACCTGCGGTTCCGCCCGGAAATGATGTCCGCCCTGCTCGAGCGCACCGACCTCGAAGCCGGACTGCGGGCCGCCGTCGACAGCGGCGAGATCGCGGTGCACTACCAGCCGATCGTCTCCACCCGGCTGGGCACCGTGGTCAAGGTCGAGGCCCTGGCCCGCTGGGAACGCGACGGCGCCCTGGTCCCGCCGCAGCAGTTCATCCCCACCGCCGAACGCAGCGGCCTGATCGTGGAAATCGGCACCGAGGTCCTGCACCGCGGCTGCACCGAGCTCGAGTCCTGGCTCGCCGAGGACCCCACCCGGTCGCTCGCGGTCAACGTCTCCGGCGTCCAGCTGCAGCAGGGCAACTTCCCGGAGCTGCTCTTCGCCACCGCAGCCTCCTGCGGCGTCGATCCGCACCAGCTGGTAGTGGAGGTCACCGAGAGTGTCTTCTTCGACGACGACTGCCTCGTCCAGCGCCAGCTGGTACAGCTCCGCAGCGCCGGCGTCCGGGTAGCGCTGGATGACTTCGGCACCGGCTACTCCTCGCTGGGCCGGCTCCAGGACCTGCCCGTGGACACGCTGAAGATCGACCAGTCCTTTGTGGCCATGATCCGCACGGGGGACGAGCGCCTGCCCATCCTCAATTCCATGATCGACATGGCCCACGGGCTGGGCCTGACGGTCACGGCCGAGGGCGTTGAGACCCCGGAGCAGGCCGGGTACCTGATGCGGCGCGGCTGCGATTCCCTGCAGGGATTCCTGTTTTCCAGGCCCCGGCCGGCGGCCACGCTGGCCAAGGCGCTCTCGGCGTCAGCGAACACCATCACCGCCCTGCGCGGCGACACCGCCGCCCAAACGCAGCCGGTGCTGTGATTTGGGTCTCATGGCCCTATGATGCTTGAAGTTTAATGACCACCGCCCTGTCGGTGGAACGGATCATCAACCGTCTGGGGGCTGGCATCGACGTGGAACAAGGACTGGCGGAGACCCTGCTGGCGCAGGGCCCTGACGGGTTGCTGCTGCTCAGCACCGACGGCACCATCGCCTTCCTCAACCCGGCCGCCGAACGCCTTTTCGGGTACTCCTCGGAGCAGCTGGTCGGCCACGTGCACACCCGCCTGCTGGTGGAGGATGACCGCGGCGGGTTCCTGCGGGTCCTGAGCCGCCTCGGCCGCGCCGGCACCTTCGGCACCAAACCCTTCCCCGCCGTCGGGCTGCACCGCAACGGCACCGAAATCCCGTTGGAACTGACCTGCTCGCTGGTCACCACCCGGACCGAAACTTCAATGGCCGTCGCCGTCCGCGAGACCACCCACCGCCAGGACGACGACGCCGGACGCCGCCACGCCGTCTCGCTCCTCGACGCAACGCTGGAGACGACGGCGGACGGCATTGTGGTGGTGTCCAACACCGGCCAGATCACCGGCGTCAACGAACAATACCTCCGGCTGTGGGGCATGCCGCGGGAGATCCTGGCCGAAGATGACGCCTACGCGCTGGTTAAATTCATCGCCAAGCAGCTGGTGGACCCGGACTCCTTCAAGGCCAAGGTCGCCGAGCTGTACGCCAATCACGAGCTGCACAGCCAGGACCTGCTGGAGTTCCAGGACGGCCGCACCGTGGAACTGTATTCGCGCCCGCAAAAGGTCGCGGACGAGGTGGTGGGCCGGATCTGGAACTTCCGCGACGTCACTACGCGCACCATGGCACAGGACCAGGCCCGCCGCGCCCTCGACGAGCTGGCCCAGCAGGCGGACCAGCTCAAGGCCCTGGCCTTCCAAGACCCGCTGACCGGGCTGGCCAACCGGATGCTCTACAACGAACGCGCCAGCGCCGCTCTGGAGTCTCCCGGCCCCGTGGCCGTGCTGCTGCTGGACCTGGACGACTTCAAGGAAGTCAACGACATCCTGGGCCACCACGCCGGGGACCAGATGCTGGTGGAGATTTCCCGGCGGCTGCAGAACTGCGTGGGACCGCACGGCACCGTGGCCCGCCTCGGCGGCGACGAATTTGTGGTCCTGCTGGTGGGCTGCAACGACTCCGACGCCGTGGCGCAGCGGATCGTGAGCACCCTGAACGCCCCCGTCTCGATTGAGGGGACCCTGATGCGGCCGGGCCTCAGCCTGGGCGTGGCGACCCGCGGAACGGAGAGCATGTCCTCCTCCGAGCTACTGCGGCAGGCGGACGTTGCCATGTACGCCGCCAAGGAGGCCGGTAAAAACTGCTACGTGCACTTCCAGCCGGAGATGCTGGCCTCGCTGCTGGAACGCACCCAGCTGACCGCGGGGCTGCGCCGCGCCGTCGAACTCGGCCAGATCACCGTCTTCTACCAGCCCGTGGTCTCCACCAACCGGCGCGAAGTGGTGCAGTTCGAGGCCCTGGCCCGCTGGGAACGCGACGGGGAAATCATGGCCCCGGACGCCTTCATCCAGACCGCCGAGCGCAGCGGCCTGATCCGGGACATCGGGGCCGAGGTGCTCCGGCAGAGCTGCGCCGAGCTGCAGTCCTGGCTCGCCGAGGATCCCGGACGGACCCTGGCCGTGAACGTCTCCGGCGTACAGCTCCAGCACAAGGACTTCGCCGAGCGGGTGCTCGACATTACCGCGTGGAGCCGGGTGGATCCGCACCAGCTGGTCATCGAGGTCACGGAGAGTGTGTTCTTCGACCCCGACTCCCACGTCATCCAGCAGCTGATCACGCTGCGCGCGGCCGGGATCCGGGTGGCGCTGGATGACTTCGGCACCGGCTACTCCTCGCTGGGGCGGCTGCAGGAGCTCCCCGTGGACGCGGTGAAGATCGACAAGTCGTTTGTGTCCATGCTTCATACCGGGGAGGAGCGGCTTCCGATCCTGACCTCGATGATCCATATGGCGCACAGCCTGGGCCTGCGGGTGACGGCGGAGGGAATCGAGACCCCCACCCAGGCCCGGTACCTGATGGAACACGAGTGCGACGCCCTGCAGGGCTACCTGTTCTCCCGGCCCGTGCCGGAAGCGCGCCGGGAGGCGGCCGTGGCCCAGTCCGCGGAGGCAATCGAGGCGCTGCAGGAATCCGCCGTCGCGCTGTAGCGAGGGCTGTAGTCTTGGGCTGAGTCCGGGCGCCCGGACGACACATTCGGACGCTTTCGCGATCAGCTTCGGGGCGGCATGAGACTGTGCAGCAGAGCACATATGATTTCAGCAGGCGCGGGCCGCAGCGAACCCCCAACGGTTCCCGGCGTTGCGCCACCATTCACAGATCCATCGCTTTGGGGGCAACACACATCATGGACGCAGCATTCGCACAAACGGTGCTGGAGCACAGCCCCGACGCCCTCGTCCTGCTGGCCCCGGACGGATCCATCTCCTTCCTGAACAACGCCGCCGAACAGCTCTTCGGCTACTCCCGGGCGCAACTGCTCGGCGCCGACTACAGCCTGCTCCTGGCCGAAGCCTCCCGCGAGGACTTCCACCAGCTCCTCACCGGCCTGACCGCCGGGGCCGCCGGCGATGCTGGCCGCGGCACCGCCGCCGCCAGGGCGCCCTTCGCCGGCGCGGGCCGCCGCGGCGACGCCTCCGAGTTCGCTCTGGAAATCACCTGCGCCGCGCTGCCGGCCGCGGCAGGCAACGCCGGGAGCGACGCCGCCGTCGCGCTCTCCGTCCGCCCCGCTGCCGCTGCCGCCCGCCCGGCCGCGGCCGGGCCCTCGGCCGCCGCCAATCACTCCGCAACCCCGCTCGACGCCGGCGCCACGGCGGGCGCCGCCCCGCGCCGTCGGACGTTCACCTCACTGGAGGCCGAACTGGTGCCCGGCACCACCGGCGTCCTCCCCCGCCTCACGCCTGCCGAGCACGACGACCAGTTGAAGGCCGCGGTGCTGCGGGACACGCTGACCGGGCTCCCCAACGGCACCCTGTTCAACGAACGCCTCGCCGCGGCACTGCGCCGGCCGGATCCGGTGGACGTGCTGCTGCTGAACGTGGACGACTTCAAGAGCTACAACGACATGCTGGGCCGCTCCGCCGCGGACGAGCTGCTGGTGGAGGTGGCCAGCCGGCTGCGCAACTGCGTCCGGCCGCACGACACCGTGGCCCGGCTCGGCGGCGACGAATTCGTGGTGCTGCTGACCGAGTGCCTCAACGCCGGCGCCGTCGCCAAGCGCATCTCCGAGTCGCTGTACGTCCCGGCGCGGATCGGCGGTTCCACGGTGCGTCCCGGGGTGAGCATGGGCCTGGCCTCCAAGACGCCGCAGACGCACGACGGCGCCGAACTGCTGCGGCAGGCGGACTCGGCCATGACGGCGGCCAAGGCCGCGGGGAAGAACACCTGGCTGCAGTTCCGGCCGGAGATGCTCAACACCCCCGCGCACAAGGCCCAGGGTGAGACCGGGCTGCGGCAGGCCGTGGAGCTGGGCCAGATCTCGGTGCACTACCAGCCCGTGGTGTCCCCCGGGCTGGGGGCGGTGGTGCAGTTCGAGGCGTTCGCGCGCTGGGAGCGGCACGGCAAGCTGGTCCCGCCCAACCAGTTCCTGCCCGTGGCTGAGCAGAGCGGGCTGATCCGGGAGATCGGCGACGAGGTGATGCGCCGCGCCTGCGCCGAGATCCGCCCGTGGCTCGCCGGCGACGCGGCGTACAGCGTGGCCGTGAACGTCTCCGGCCTGCAGTTCCAGCACCGCGACTTCGCCACCGACGTCCTGGGCATCGTCGCCTCCACCGGAGTGGACCCGCGCCAGCTGATGCTGGAGCTGACCGAGAGTGTGTTCTTCGACGCCGATTCGGACGTACTCCGCCAGCTCCGGCAGCTGCGCGAGGCCGGCGTGCGGATCGCGATGGACGACTTCGGCACTGGCTACTCGACGCTGGGCCGACTTAAGGAGCTGCCGCTGGACAAGGTGAAGATCGACCGGTCCTTTGTGGCAATGATCAAGACCGGCAAGGAACACCTGCCCTTCTTCCGCACCATGATCAACGCCGCGCAGAACCTGGGCCTGAAGGTCACCGCCGAGGGCATCGAGACGGCCGCGCAGGCCAAGTACCTGATGGATCTGGGCTGCGACTCTCTGCAGGGCTACCTGTTCGCCAAGCCCGCCCCGGCGAGCGACCTGGCCGGCACGATGGAAAGCGCCCTCACCGCGATCGACAAGGTCGAAGCCGCGGGGTAGCCGCTCCGGTTGCACCCCGCGCGACGCTCCCTCACATCCGGCACCTGCGGCCCCGACGCTCCCTCACCTCCCGCTGCTGTGGCCACGACGCTCCCGCACATCCGGCTGCTGTGCCCGCGACGCTCCCGCATCTCCGGCGCGGCCACGGGCTGACGCTCTCGCCCGGTTACTTCCCTCAGCAGGACGCCGACCGCCTGGGCCGCCGCGAGTTGGCGCGGCGTTCGCCTGCTGCCATGCCTAGTAACTGGGCTGGAACGTCGCGGTCCGTTGCCTGTTAGCTGCGGGGATCGAGCTTATCGACGTCCTGCGCCACCA harbors:
- a CDS encoding bifunctional diguanylate cyclase/phosphodiesterase → MSLLSATLESTADGILVVSAEGRISSVNNKFLSMWGIPRELVDAGDDEAVIGSVLGQLVDPEAFVAKVSALYADPDAESNDVLHFRDGRTFERYSRPQKVEDRVVGRVWSFRDVTQARRDRDQINRAMADLAAQANQLKTLAFQDPLTGLSNRQLFNDRLAHALAGPCGTAVDVLLLDLDDFKEVNDVHGHHAGDQMLIEVGRRLRACVRPSDVVARLGGDEFVVLLVGSLDADAAAERIVESLKVPVWLDGTMLRPSLSLGLASIGEDADDASELLRRADIAMYAAKAAGKNRYLRFRPEMMSALLERTDLEAGLRAAVDSGEIAVHYQPIVSTRLGTVVKVEALARWERDGALVPPQQFIPTAERSGLIVEIGTEVLHRGCTELESWLAEDPTRSLAVNVSGVQLQQGNFPELLFATAASCGVDPHQLVVEVTESVFFDDDCLVQRQLVQLRSAGVRVALDDFGTGYSSLGRLQDLPVDTLKIDQSFVAMIRTGDERLPILNSMIDMAHGLGLTVTAEGVETPEQAGYLMRRGCDSLQGFLFSRPRPAATLAKALSASANTITALRGDTAAQTQPVL
- a CDS encoding bifunctional diguanylate cyclase/phosphodiesterase, giving the protein MTTALSVERIINRLGAGIDVEQGLAETLLAQGPDGLLLLSTDGTIAFLNPAAERLFGYSSEQLVGHVHTRLLVEDDRGGFLRVLSRLGRAGTFGTKPFPAVGLHRNGTEIPLELTCSLVTTRTETSMAVAVRETTHRQDDDAGRRHAVSLLDATLETTADGIVVVSNTGQITGVNEQYLRLWGMPREILAEDDAYALVKFIAKQLVDPDSFKAKVAELYANHELHSQDLLEFQDGRTVELYSRPQKVADEVVGRIWNFRDVTTRTMAQDQARRALDELAQQADQLKALAFQDPLTGLANRMLYNERASAALESPGPVAVLLLDLDDFKEVNDILGHHAGDQMLVEISRRLQNCVGPHGTVARLGGDEFVVLLVGCNDSDAVAQRIVSTLNAPVSIEGTLMRPGLSLGVATRGTESMSSSELLRQADVAMYAAKEAGKNCYVHFQPEMLASLLERTQLTAGLRRAVELGQITVFYQPVVSTNRREVVQFEALARWERDGEIMAPDAFIQTAERSGLIRDIGAEVLRQSCAELQSWLAEDPGRTLAVNVSGVQLQHKDFAERVLDITAWSRVDPHQLVIEVTESVFFDPDSHVIQQLITLRAAGIRVALDDFGTGYSSLGRLQELPVDAVKIDKSFVSMLHTGEERLPILTSMIHMAHSLGLRVTAEGIETPTQARYLMEHECDALQGYLFSRPVPEARREAAVAQSAEAIEALQESAVAL
- a CDS encoding bifunctional diguanylate cyclase/phosphodiesterase, whose product is MDAAFAQTVLEHSPDALVLLAPDGSISFLNNAAEQLFGYSRAQLLGADYSLLLAEASREDFHQLLTGLTAGAAGDAGRGTAAARAPFAGAGRRGDASEFALEITCAALPAAAGNAGSDAAVALSVRPAAAAARPAAAGPSAAANHSATPLDAGATAGAAPRRRTFTSLEAELVPGTTGVLPRLTPAEHDDQLKAAVLRDTLTGLPNGTLFNERLAAALRRPDPVDVLLLNVDDFKSYNDMLGRSAADELLVEVASRLRNCVRPHDTVARLGGDEFVVLLTECLNAGAVAKRISESLYVPARIGGSTVRPGVSMGLASKTPQTHDGAELLRQADSAMTAAKAAGKNTWLQFRPEMLNTPAHKAQGETGLRQAVELGQISVHYQPVVSPGLGAVVQFEAFARWERHGKLVPPNQFLPVAEQSGLIREIGDEVMRRACAEIRPWLAGDAAYSVAVNVSGLQFQHRDFATDVLGIVASTGVDPRQLMLELTESVFFDADSDVLRQLRQLREAGVRIAMDDFGTGYSTLGRLKELPLDKVKIDRSFVAMIKTGKEHLPFFRTMINAAQNLGLKVTAEGIETAAQAKYLMDLGCDSLQGYLFAKPAPASDLAGTMESALTAIDKVEAAG